A single region of the Labeo rohita strain BAU-BD-2019 chromosome 3, IGBB_LRoh.1.0, whole genome shotgun sequence genome encodes:
- the fzd2 gene encoding frizzled-2: MQTSGSLCLFLALMLPCCFVASGQYHGDSGIAVPEHGFCQPITIPLCTDIAYNQTIMPNLVGHYNQEDAGLEVHQFYPLVKVQCSPELKFFLCSMYAPVCTVLEKAIPPCRSICERAKHGCEALMNKFGFQWPERLRCEHFPVLGDGHICVGQNDSMATVSPVHMPVPGTPGVQLFSSPDKPFRCPSVLKVPSYLSYKFLGELDCGAPCESSRTHGAYMFFTDQEIEFARIWILIWSSLCCASTLFTVTTYLVDMQRFKYPERPIIFLSGCYTMVSIAYIAGYFLGDKVVCNESFFPDSYKTIVQGTKKEGCTILFMMLYFFSMASSIWWVILSLTWFLAAGMKWGHEAIEANSQYFHLAAWAVPAVKTISILAMGQIDGDVLSGVCFVGLNNLDPLRGFVLAPLFIYLFIGTSFLLAGFVSLFRIRTIMKHDGTKTEKLERLMVRIGVFSVLYTVPATIVIACFFYEQAFRQHWEKSWISTHCKSLAIPCPMQPAPHMTPDFTVFMIKYLMTLIVGITSGFWIWSGKTLHSWRKFYTRLTSGGQGETTV, translated from the coding sequence ATGCAGACGAGTGGAAGTTTGTGCCTGTTTTTGGCACTGATGTTGCCGTGCTGTTTCGTGGCGTCTGGACAGTATCACGGAGACAGTGGAATAGCCGTTCCCGAACACGGCTTCTGTCAGCCCATAACCATCCCCCTGTGCACGGACATCGCTTATAACCAAACCATAATGCCAAATCTGGTCGGACACTACAACCAAGAAGATGCGGGGCTGGAGGTACATCAGTTTTACCCGCTGGTCAAGGTACAGTGTTCTCCTGAACTTAAATTTTTCCTGTGCTCCATGTATGCACCAGTCTGCACAGTTCTGGAGAAAGCCATCCCGCCATGCCGTTCCATTTGTGAGAGGGCAAAGCACGGCTGCGAGGCCCTCATGAACAAGTTTGGCTTTCAATGGCCAGAACGGCTGAGATGTGAACATTTCCCAGTGCTGGGAGACGGACACATCTGCGTGGGACAGAACGACTCCATGGCTACTGTGTCGCCTGTTCACATGCCCGTTCCAGGAACGCCAGGCGTTCAGCTGTTCTCCTCGCCGGACAAGCCATTCCGCTGCCCGTCAGTGCTCAAAGTTCCTTCCTACCTCAGTTATAAGTTTCTAGGCGAGCTGGATTGCGGTGCTCCATGCGAGTCTTCTAGAACACACGGGGCCTATATGTTCTTCACGGACCAGGAGATTGAATTCGCACGGATCTGGATCCTCATCTGGTCCTCTCTGTGCTGTGCATCTACGTTATTCACCGTAACCACATATTTAGTGGACATGCAGCGTTTTAAATACCCAGAACGTCCTATTATCTTTTTGTCCGGCTGTTATACCATGGTGTCCATTGCGTATATCGCTGGCTACTTCCTTGGGGACAAAGTTGTGTGCAACGAGAGCTTTTTTCCCGACAGCTATAAAACCATCGTTCAAGGTACGAAGAAAGAAGGGTGTACGATTCTCTTCATGATGCTGTATTTCTTCAGTATGGCCTCTTCGATTTGGTGGGTCATCCTGTCTCTCACTTGGTTCCTGGCGGCTGGTATGAAATGGGGCCACGAGGCTATTGAAGCCAATTCGCAGTACTTTCACCTGGCTGCCTGGGCCGTTCCGGCCGTAAAGACTATTAGCATCCTGGCCATGGGGCAGATCGATGGAGACGTGCTAAGTGGCGTCTGCTTTGTTGGCCTAAATAATCTCGATCCCCTGAGGGGCTTTGTGTTGGCTCCTCTCTTCATCTACCTCTTCATCGGCACCTCGTTCCTGCTCGCCGGCTTCGTGTCCCTGTTTCGCATCCGCACCATCATGAAGCACGACGGCACCAAGACAGAGAAGCTGGAGCGCTTGATGGTCCGCATAGGTGTGTTTTCGGTTCTCTACACCGTTCCCGCCACCATCGTCATCGCCTGCTTTTTTTACGAGCAGGCCTTCAGGCAGCACTGGGAGAAGAGCTGGATCAGTACTCACTGTAAGAGCCTGGCCATCCCTTGCCCCATGCAACCAGCTCCTCACATGACCCCTGATTTCACCGTCTTCATGATCAAGTACCTCATGACTCTCATTGTAGGGATCACTTCGGGATTCTGGATCTGGTCGGGAAAGACGCTGCACTCTTGGAGGAAGTTCTACACGCGTTTGACCAGTGGAGGACAAGGAGAGACCACCGTTTGA